The DNA region GGCGGCGTGCGCATGCTGTTCCAGCACGATCCGGCCGAGGTAATCGGTCGCTGGACGGTTTTGCGCGAGGATGAACGCGGGCTTTATGTCGAGGGCAAGCTCGCCACCGATGTGGAGCGCGCCCGCGAGGTGCTGGCGCTGATGAAGGCGGGTGCGCTCGACGGGCTGTCGATCGGCTTTCGCGCGGTGAAGACGCGGGCCGACCGCAAGGCGGGCGTGCGCCGCATCCTGGAGGCGGATCTCTGGGAGATCTCGGTGGTGACCTTTCCGATGCTGCCGACGGCGCGCGTCTCCAATGTCAAACACAGGCGGTTCTACCGCGACAGGGAAACCGAGCTCGTGCGCCTGATGCGCCGGGCGGCAAGGGCAATGGCAAACAATCGTTTCAGCAAGGGATAAAGCGATGGATGAGGCGAAAGGACAGGACATGATGACGGATGACAGGACGGCGGCGAAGGGGCCGGGCAAGGCGGTTTCGGCGGCGCGTGTGCCCCTCGAGGTGAAGGCGGCACCCGACACGGTGACGGCGGCCTTCGAGGAGTTGATGAGCGCCTTCGAGGCCTTCAAGGAGGGCAACGACCAGCGGCTGGCGGAAATCGAGGACAAGCTTTCGAGCGACGTCGTCACCCGCGACAAGGTCGAGCGGATCAACAAGGCGATCGACGACCAGGGGCGCCTCCTCGACGAACTGGTGCTAAAGAAGCGGCGTCCGCAGCTGGCTTCGCCGGGGCGCGACGATCCGGCTTCGGCCGAACACAAGGCGGCCTTCGAGGCCTATGTCAGGCGCGGTGACGACCAGGCCTTGCGCGAGCTCGACCAGAAGGCGCTCTCGGCCGGTGTCTCCGGCGACGGCGGTTATCTCGTGCCGCCGCAGGTGGATGGCGAGATCGGCCGCAGGCTTTCCGCCATTTCCCCGATCCGCTCGCTCGCAACGGTGCGGCAGGTCTCCGGCTCAGTGCTGAAGAAGCCCTTTGCGGCGTCGGGTTTTGCGAGCGGCTGGGTGGCCGAGACGGCGGCGCGCCCGCAGACCGGCACGCCGGAACTCTCCGAACTCGCCTTTCCGACCATGGAGCTCTATGCCATGCCGGCGGCGACGCAAGCGCTGCTCGACGATGCGGCCGTCGACATCGAGGCCTGGATTGCGGCCGAGGTCGACATCGCCTTTGCCGAGCAGGAGGGCCAGGCCTTCGTCTCCGGCGACGGCGTCAACCGTCCCAAGGGGTTTTTGAGCTATACGCAGGTGGCCGACGACGCCTGGGAATGGGGCAAGATCGGCACGATCGCGACGGGTGCTGCGGGGGCTTTTGCGGCAAGCGGGGCGTCGGACGTCTTGATCAACGCGGTCTACGCGCTGAAGGCGGGGCATCGCCAGAACGGCAGCTTCGTCATGAGCCGGCGCAGCCAGGGCGAGGTTCGCAAGCTGAAGGATGCCGACGGCCACTATCTCTGGGCGCCGCCTGCCAAGGCGGGCGACCCGGCCTCGCTCATGGGCTTTCCGGTCGCCGAATCCGAGGCCATGCCGGAGATTTCGGCGAATGCCACCGCGATCGCCTTCGGCGACTTCCGGGCGGGGTATCTGGTGGTCGATCGCGTCGGCGTGCGGATCTTGCGCGATCCCTATTCGGCGAAGCCTTACGTGCTGTTCTACACGACGAAGCGCGTGGGCGGCGGCGTGCAGAACTTCGAGGCGATCAAGCTGGTGAAGTTCGGGGTGTGAGGGTTTGACCCTCCCCTTGAGGGGGAGGGTCGGAGCGAAGGTCCGGGGTGGGGTGATCCCTGGGTTTGCTCCTGACCTTCGACCCAGGCTCACCCCCACCCGCCGCTTTGCGGCGACTTCCCCCCTAAAGGGGGAGGTGGGTGCCCGTTTGCGCTCACTGAAAGTAGCCCCTCATCCCCCTGCCGGGACCTTCTCCCCGTGAACGGGGAGAAGGGGGCATGCCGCTGGCCGCATTCGCCTTCTCCCCGCTTGCGGGGAGAAGGTGCCCGAAGGGCGGATGAGGGGCAGCCCCACTGTAGCGTCTTGGCCGGCAGGTAACTTTTAACTTTCAAAGGACATCCCATGACCATTATCGACCTTACTCCGCCTTTGGTGGAGCCGCTGACGCTTGCCGATGTCAGGGCGCATTTGCGGCTCGATACGGACGACGAGGACGAACTCATCGGCGCGCTGATCACGGTGGCGCGTGAGCATCTGGAGCGGGAGACCGGGTTGGTTCTGGCGATCAGGGATTTCCGGCTGTGCCTCGATGCCTGGCCGGACGACGGAATTCTGACGATTGCGCGGGGACCGGTGCGGGCTGTGACGGATGTGACGGTCTATGACGGCGAGGGGGTCGGTCAGGCTGTGGATCTCGACGGGCATCTGCTCGACGGCGAGGCGCGACCGACGCGGCTTTGGTTGCGCGAGGTGCCGGAGCCGGGGCGGGCGATGAATGGCATCGAGGTGGAATTTGTCGCCGGCTTTGGCGAGAGCGGGGCTGACGTGCCCGACACGCTGAAGCGCGCGATGCTCTTGCATATCGGGGCGATGTTTGCCTGCCGGGGCGTGGTGGCGGCAGATGCCCAGCCGGCGGTGGTGCCGCCGGGTTAT from Rhizobium glycinendophyticum includes:
- a CDS encoding phage major capsid protein; amino-acid sequence: MTDDRTAAKGPGKAVSAARVPLEVKAAPDTVTAAFEELMSAFEAFKEGNDQRLAEIEDKLSSDVVTRDKVERINKAIDDQGRLLDELVLKKRRPQLASPGRDDPASAEHKAAFEAYVRRGDDQALRELDQKALSAGVSGDGGYLVPPQVDGEIGRRLSAISPIRSLATVRQVSGSVLKKPFAASGFASGWVAETAARPQTGTPELSELAFPTMELYAMPAATQALLDDAAVDIEAWIAAEVDIAFAEQEGQAFVSGDGVNRPKGFLSYTQVADDAWEWGKIGTIATGAAGAFAASGASDVLINAVYALKAGHRQNGSFVMSRRSQGEVRKLKDADGHYLWAPPAKAGDPASLMGFPVAESEAMPEISANATAIAFGDFRAGYLVVDRVGVRILRDPYSAKPYVLFYTTKRVGGGVQNFEAIKLVKFGV
- a CDS encoding HK97 family phage prohead protease; this encodes MQRREGPGAPSFRYAGLTLKGVAGDGTFSGYASLFGEVDLGRDAIERGAFAASIDKRGAGGVRMLFQHDPAEVIGRWTVLREDERGLYVEGKLATDVERAREVLALMKAGALDGLSIGFRAVKTRADRKAGVRRILEADLWEISVVTFPMLPTARVSNVKHRRFYRDRETELVRLMRRAARAMANNRFSKG
- a CDS encoding head-tail connector protein, which encodes MTIIDLTPPLVEPLTLADVRAHLRLDTDDEDELIGALITVAREHLERETGLVLAIRDFRLCLDAWPDDGILTIARGPVRAVTDVTVYDGEGVGQAVDLDGHLLDGEARPTRLWLREVPEPGRAMNGIEVEFVAGFGESGADVPDTLKRAMLLHIGAMFACRGVVAADAQPAVVPPGYDRLIAPFCRRGL